In Desulfobulbus oralis, one DNA window encodes the following:
- a CDS encoding GtrA family protein produces MLGHPDKTLYKFLLVGLINTALGASVMFVAYNMLGLSYWLSSAANYIVGSTLSYFLNKYYTFQNNEHSLGMIFKFILHIAACYFLAYYLAMKMMYWLLAASSVSTRDNIALLCGMCLFTYMNYLGQRFFVFAKKRKKLQ; encoded by the coding sequence GTGCTCGGACATCCTGACAAAACACTCTACAAATTCCTGCTCGTGGGCCTGATCAACACAGCTCTCGGGGCAAGCGTCATGTTTGTTGCCTATAACATGCTGGGGCTCAGTTATTGGCTCTCTTCGGCCGCCAACTATATCGTTGGCAGTACCCTCAGCTATTTTCTCAACAAATACTACACCTTTCAGAACAATGAGCACTCGCTCGGCATGATCTTCAAGTTCATCCTCCACATTGCCGCCTGCTATTTTCTTGCCTATTACCTGGCCATGAAAATGATGTATTGGCTGCTCGCCGCCTCGTCGGTCAGTACCCGTGACAATATCGCCCTGCTCTGCGGCATGTGCCTTTTTACCTATATGAACTATCTGGGCCAGCGTTTTTTTGTCTTTGCCAAAAAGCGGAAAAAATTGCAGTGA
- a CDS encoding NAD(P)H-binding protein: MKALVIGATGATGQALLPLLIAAPAVERIDSFGRRAPDLTDAKLHSHIIDFHQPQQWADKVQGDAVFICLGTTLKVAGSKAAQWQIDYQAALDFARAARHNGASTLVLVSAAGANARSPFFYPRMKGALEEAITALGYPRLRICRPPLLIRPDSDRPGEKISVRILHGLNAIGLLRSQRPLPVTDLARALLAAALDPQNGVKTCSPEGIRQLLQKSP; the protein is encoded by the coding sequence ATGAAGGCCCTCGTCATCGGCGCGACGGGCGCCACCGGCCAAGCCCTGCTGCCGCTGCTCATCGCCGCCCCGGCGGTAGAGCGCATCGACAGCTTCGGCCGCCGGGCCCCGGACTTGACCGACGCCAAACTGCACAGCCACATCATCGACTTCCATCAGCCGCAGCAATGGGCGGACAAGGTACAGGGCGATGCCGTCTTCATCTGCCTCGGCACCACCTTGAAAGTGGCGGGCAGCAAGGCCGCGCAATGGCAAATCGACTATCAGGCCGCCCTCGACTTCGCCCGCGCCGCCCGGCACAACGGCGCTTCCACCCTGGTGCTGGTCTCCGCCGCCGGGGCCAATGCCCGCTCGCCCTTCTTTTATCCGCGCATGAAAGGCGCGCTGGAAGAGGCCATCACCGCGCTCGGCTACCCGCGCCTGCGCATCTGCCGCCCGCCGCTGCTCATCCGCCCGGACAGCGACCGCCCCGGCGAAAAAATCAGCGTCCGCATCCTGCACGGCCTGAACGCCATCGGCCTGCTGCGCAGCCAGCGTCCCCTGCCCGTCACGGACCTCGCCCGCGCCCTGCTCGCCGCCGCCCTCGATCCGCAGAACGGCGTGAAAACCTGTTCCCCCGAAGGCATCCGCCAACTCCTGCAAAAAAGCCCATGA
- a CDS encoding NAD(P)H-dependent oxidoreductase, translating into MKTLVIAAHPNLAQSTVNQRWLAELAKHPGRYTVHALYDAYPDGKIDVAREQALVAAHGSLVFQFPVYWFNCPPLLKQWFDDVLVYGWAYGSRGKALAGRKTGIAVSLGAPAADYRANGAVGCSVAEVLRPFELSMRYCHANWQPLFAFHTIDSNAGYDAGAKKLVAQSAADYMAHLEKHYA; encoded by the coding sequence ATGAAAACCCTCGTTATCGCCGCCCATCCGAACCTCGCCCAGTCCACCGTAAACCAGCGCTGGCTCGCCGAGCTGGCGAAGCATCCCGGCCGCTACACCGTCCACGCCCTCTACGATGCCTATCCCGACGGCAAAATTGATGTTGCCCGTGAACAGGCACTGGTGGCAGCGCACGGCAGCCTCGTATTCCAATTCCCCGTGTACTGGTTCAACTGTCCGCCGCTGCTGAAACAATGGTTTGACGACGTGCTCGTCTACGGTTGGGCATACGGCTCGAGAGGCAAGGCCTTGGCCGGGCGAAAAACCGGCATCGCCGTCTCGCTGGGCGCACCCGCTGCAGACTACCGGGCAAACGGTGCAGTCGGTTGCAGCGTCGCCGAAGTCCTGCGCCCCTTCGAACTTTCCATGCGCTACTGCCATGCAAACTGGCAGCCCTTGTTCGCCTTCCACACCATCGACAGCAACGCCGGCTACGACGCAGGCGCCAAAAAACTGGTCGCCCAAAGCGCGGCGGATTATATGGCCCATCTGGAAAAACACTACGCCTGA
- a CDS encoding polysaccharide deacetylase family protein, with protein sequence MKPNKLLIGLAVAMAASVGLYLLMNARCYQLIGKLVCHGANDHKRIALTFDDAPSESTSDAVLAVLAEKNVKATFFMIGENMARHPQAAQRIAAAGHELGNHSYSHRRFLLRSPAFIAREIEDTNTLIRAAGYHGPIHFRPPYGKKLLGLPWYLARHHITTVMWDSEPARQQPPSAEAITAAALAQAHNGAIILLHPFCLDACRAEREALPHIIDGLRAQGYTLTTVSELLK encoded by the coding sequence ATGAAACCAAACAAACTGCTGATCGGTCTCGCAGTGGCAATGGCCGCATCTGTTGGCCTCTACCTGCTGATGAACGCCCGCTGCTACCAGCTCATCGGCAAGCTCGTCTGCCACGGCGCGAACGACCACAAACGCATCGCCCTCACCTTCGATGACGCGCCCAGCGAAAGCACCAGCGATGCCGTGCTGGCGGTGCTGGCCGAAAAAAACGTGAAGGCCACCTTCTTCATGATCGGCGAAAACATGGCGCGCCACCCGCAGGCGGCGCAGCGCATCGCCGCCGCCGGACACGAACTGGGCAACCACTCCTACAGCCACCGGCGCTTTTTGCTGCGTTCGCCGGCCTTCATCGCGCGCGAAATCGAAGACACCAACACCCTGATCCGCGCCGCCGGCTATCACGGCCCCATCCACTTCCGCCCGCCCTACGGCAAAAAACTGCTCGGCCTGCCGTGGTATCTCGCCCGCCACCACATCACCACCGTGATGTGGGACAGCGAACCCGCCCGCCAGCAGCCGCCCAGCGCCGAAGCCATTACCGCCGCTGCCCTCGCCCAGGCGCACAACGGCGCCATCATCCTGCTGCACCCCTTTTGCCTTGATGCCTGCCGCGCCGAACGCGAAGCACTACCGCACATCATCGACGGCCTGCGTGCCCAGGGCTATACCCTGACAACCGTCAGCGAACTGCTGAAATAA
- a CDS encoding alpha/beta hydrolase-fold protein, whose product MKKTAAVIAACLLLTACTTTQNTIENSPAAQSTQNPAWDKQYGGADKSYDSRLLALREQIAPRFEVLTFKDPQTGKEMQYNLYTPKNLEPGRKYPLLMFIADASTASKGVKAPLMQGYGGIIWATDEAQAKHPAFVLVPSYTETAVNDQWQTTDEVGMTLRLVKSLMTQKSIDPDRVYTTGQSMGGMISFYLNSIEPNFFAASMFVGSQWDINVLKPLTRAKFIYTVSAADPKASAGMAQVGEMLQQNKVAYAETEFSAKLPQAEQNAKVQQMLAQGKRINFIRFTPNTVIPANSTHKGAEHMYSFDYAYLLEPARDWLMQQRRGK is encoded by the coding sequence ATGAAAAAGACCGCCGCCGTCATCGCCGCTTGCCTGCTGCTGACAGCCTGCACCACCACGCAAAACACCATCGAAAACAGCCCCGCCGCCCAAAGCACGCAAAATCCCGCGTGGGACAAGCAGTACGGCGGCGCGGATAAATCCTACGACAGCCGCCTGCTCGCCCTGCGCGAGCAAATCGCCCCGCGTTTTGAGGTGCTGACCTTCAAAGACCCGCAAACGGGCAAGGAAATGCAGTACAATCTGTACACGCCGAAAAACCTCGAACCCGGCCGCAAATACCCGCTGCTGATGTTCATTGCCGATGCCAGCACCGCCAGCAAAGGCGTGAAAGCCCCGTTGATGCAGGGCTACGGCGGCATTATTTGGGCAACCGACGAAGCGCAGGCAAAACACCCCGCCTTCGTCCTCGTGCCGTCCTACACCGAAACGGCGGTCAACGACCAATGGCAAACCACGGACGAAGTCGGCATGACCCTGCGCCTCGTCAAAAGCCTGATGACCCAAAAATCGATTGACCCCGACCGCGTTTACACCACCGGTCAATCCATGGGCGGCATGATTTCCTTCTACCTCAACAGCATCGAGCCGAATTTCTTTGCCGCCTCCATGTTCGTCGGCAGCCAATGGGACATCAACGTATTGAAACCGCTCACGCGGGCGAAATTCATCTACACCGTTTCCGCCGCCGACCCGAAGGCATCGGCAGGCATGGCGCAAGTCGGCGAAATGCTGCAACAAAACAAAGTCGCCTACGCCGAAACCGAGTTTTCCGCCAAACTGCCGCAGGCGGAACAGAATGCAAAAGTCCAACAAATGCTCGCCCAAGGCAAACGCATCAACTTCATCCGCTTCACGCCGAATACGGTGATTCCCGCAAACAGCACCCACAAAGGCGCAGAGCATATGTATTCGTTTGACTACGCCTACCTGCTTGAACCCGCCCGCGACTGGCTGATGCAGCAGCGGCGCGGCAAGTAA
- a CDS encoding tetratricopeptide repeat protein — MKFKILVLAILAALLTACAISSQKEQAKALLDQGIALYQKQDYRHAMPYFEQAQQAGHMKAPRYLGLMYLNGEGVAQNAQTAFAYFTQAAAAGDITGQYWLGYCYENGIGTAKDMTQAVRWHQKSAARGDHVSQPAIDALNRLGIKAN; from the coding sequence ATGAAATTCAAAATCCTGGTACTCGCCATCCTTGCCGCCTTACTCACCGCCTGCGCCATATCTTCACAAAAAGAACAGGCGAAAGCCCTGCTGGACCAAGGCATTGCCCTGTATCAGAAGCAGGACTACCGACACGCCATGCCCTACTTTGAGCAGGCGCAGCAGGCGGGGCATATGAAAGCGCCGCGCTATCTGGGCTTGATGTATCTGAACGGCGAAGGCGTCGCCCAAAATGCGCAAACCGCCTTTGCCTACTTCACGCAAGCGGCAGCAGCAGGCGACATCACGGGGCAATATTGGCTGGGCTACTGCTACGAAAACGGCATCGGCACGGCAAAAGACATGACCCAAGCCGTGCGCTGGCATCAAAAATCCGCCGCACGCGGCGACCATGTTTCGCAGCCTGCCATTGATGCGCTGAACCGCCTGGGCATAAAAGCGAACTAA
- a CDS encoding NAD(P)H-quinone oxidoreductase: MQRINTHSAGGPDVLYLETTAIPQPQAGEILIKTAYAGVNRPDILQRQGLYPVPEGVTPILGLEMSGEVVALGEGVSGFQIGDQVCALTDGGAYAGYCVVPVGQVLPLPHGFSLADAAMLPETFFTVWANLFMDGQMRAGESLLVHGGSSGIGLAGLTIARGLGLKTFATVGNDDKKQAVAAFGAMPINYKTEDFVAVVQANGGADGILDIVGARYFTQNIACLNKDGRLFLIGFIGGKTAREADLLPITIKRLHITGSTMRGRSGAEKAAITASLRERVWPLLADGRIAKPLLHRIFDYRDVQNAHREIDQGTHIGKILLDFNG; the protein is encoded by the coding sequence ATGCAACGCATCAATACGCACAGCGCCGGCGGCCCCGACGTGCTCTACCTCGAAACCACCGCCATCCCGCAGCCGCAGGCGGGCGAAATCCTCATCAAAACCGCCTATGCGGGCGTGAACCGTCCCGACATCCTGCAGCGCCAGGGCCTGTACCCCGTGCCCGAAGGCGTAACGCCGATTCTGGGCCTGGAAATGTCGGGCGAAGTGGTGGCATTGGGCGAAGGCGTGAGCGGTTTTCAAATCGGCGACCAGGTTTGCGCGCTGACTGACGGCGGTGCCTATGCCGGATACTGCGTCGTCCCCGTCGGGCAGGTGCTGCCGCTGCCGCACGGTTTTTCCCTTGCCGACGCCGCCATGCTGCCCGAAACCTTTTTCACGGTGTGGGCGAACCTGTTTATGGACGGGCAGATGAGGGCGGGCGAAAGCCTGCTGGTGCATGGCGGCAGCAGCGGCATCGGGCTGGCCGGACTGACCATCGCCCGGGGCCTGGGCCTGAAAACCTTTGCCACTGTCGGCAACGACGATAAGAAACAGGCAGTTGCCGCCTTCGGCGCGATGCCCATCAACTACAAAACCGAAGATTTCGTCGCCGTCGTACAGGCAAACGGCGGTGCGGATGGCATTTTGGACATCGTCGGCGCGCGCTATTTCACGCAGAACATTGCCTGCCTGAACAAAGACGGGCGGCTGTTCCTCATCGGCTTTATTGGCGGCAAGACCGCAAGGGAAGCGGATTTGCTGCCAATCACCATCAAGCGCCTCCACATTACCGGCTCGACCATGCGCGGGCGCAGCGGCGCGGAAAAAGCCGCCATCACCGCCTCGCTGCGCGAACGCGTCTGGCCGCTGCTTGCCGACGGGCGTATCGCCAAGCCGCTGCTGCACCGCATATTCGATTACCGGGACGTGCAAAACGCCCACCGCGAAATCGACCAGGGCACGCATATCGGCAAAATTCTGCTGGATTTCAACGGGTGA
- a CDS encoding cupin domain-containing protein has translation MSHPENFKQPFPTGEVNTAYAQFFTGTSYLAPLAVRDAAVVNVTFEPGCRNHWHIHHGAGQILICTAGEGWYQEAGKAASRLQPGDVVDIPPEVKHWHGAVKDQWFSHISVTVPKEGANNEWCEPVDDAQYAAIDA, from the coding sequence GTGTCCCATCCCGAAAATTTCAAACAACCTTTCCCTACTGGTGAAGTAAATACCGCTTACGCCCAATTTTTTACCGGCACCAGCTATCTTGCCCCGCTTGCCGTTCGCGACGCGGCGGTAGTCAACGTCACTTTCGAGCCGGGTTGCCGCAACCACTGGCATATCCACCACGGCGCGGGTCAAATCCTGATTTGCACGGCAGGCGAGGGCTGGTATCAGGAAGCCGGCAAAGCGGCAAGCCGTCTGCAACCGGGCGATGTGGTGGATATTCCGCCCGAAGTCAAACATTGGCATGGCGCCGTCAAAGACCAATGGTTTTCACACATTTCCGTTACCGTGCCGAAAGAAGGCGCAAACAACGAGTGGTGTGAACCCGTTGATGACGCGCAATACGCCGCCATTGACGCTTAA
- a CDS encoding carboxymuconolactone decarboxylase family protein, with the protein MSLTKTQQHLAALAAASAGGDQDALARHLHAAFGADGLTVQQAQSALEQLYAYCGFPRSLNALTTLMNVVEERKESGKPAHEGQPPSPLPAGDMAERGRILREELVGHPVGGALAAFAPRSDYYLTAHLFGDIFSDDRLTHQERETITIAALSTLDGVANQLASHIAIAKNIGLDDEAVLEIQQIAKQ; encoded by the coding sequence ATGTCTTTAACGAAAACCCAACAGCATCTCGCCGCCCTTGCCGCTGCTAGCGCAGGCGGCGACCAAGACGCGCTGGCCCGTCATCTTCACGCGGCATTCGGTGCGGACGGCTTAACTGTCCAGCAGGCACAAAGTGCGTTGGAGCAGCTTTACGCCTATTGCGGTTTCCCGCGCAGCTTAAACGCCTTGACCACGCTGATGAACGTCGTAGAAGAGCGTAAAGAATCAGGCAAACCCGCACACGAAGGGCAGCCGCCCTCCCCGCTACCCGCAGGCGATATGGCAGAGCGCGGGCGCATATTGCGTGAAGAATTGGTCGGACACCCCGTCGGCGGCGCGCTTGCCGCCTTTGCCCCGCGCAGCGATTACTACCTGACCGCCCACCTCTTTGGCGACATCTTTTCAGACGACCGCCTGACGCACCAAGAGCGAGAAACCATTACCATCGCCGCCCTAAGCACTCTTGACGGCGTGGCAAACCAGTTGGCTTCCCATATCGCCATCGCCAAAAACATCGGTCTGGACGACGAAGCCGTTTTGGAAATTCAGCAAATTGCCAAACAATAA
- a CDS encoding alpha/beta hydrolase — protein sequence MLLAALLCGSAVMAPLHAQPLSTDSTIRDVLAQPAFQGFAERLLPWDDGREPPNLPLNRVAELMPYHSHIHPAEIVETLNHMAAQRARGEAVFYEIYAEADKRRDPGKRHTGIFMFKGRDNAPFAMIAPGGGFAYVGSLHEGFPIAKRVAAQGYNAFVVKYRAGAGGQAATQDMVRAVAFVRENAAALKVNPNGYSVWGASAGARMAAAIGSYGTQAFGEREPSKPVSVIMLYTGHSDINRTGEPATFVAVGANDGIAAPRVMRRRIEQLKAMDVPTEFHEYPRLGHGFALGSGTSAAGWEKDALAFWKKQMR from the coding sequence ATGCTGCTCGCCGCCCTGTTGTGCGGCAGTGCGGTCATGGCGCCGCTTCATGCCCAGCCGCTGAGCACGGACAGCACCATCCGCGATGTTCTCGCCCAGCCTGCTTTTCAGGGTTTTGCCGAGCGCCTGCTGCCGTGGGACGACGGCCGCGAGCCGCCCAATCTGCCGCTTAACCGCGTGGCGGAGCTGATGCCGTATCACAGCCACATTCATCCCGCAGAGATCGTCGAAACGCTCAACCATATGGCGGCGCAGCGGGCGCGCGGCGAGGCGGTGTTTTACGAGATTTATGCCGAAGCCGACAAACGCCGCGACCCGGGCAAACGTCACACCGGCATCTTCATGTTCAAAGGCAGGGACAACGCCCCCTTTGCCATGATTGCGCCGGGCGGCGGTTTTGCCTACGTCGGCTCGCTGCACGAGGGCTTCCCCATCGCCAAGCGCGTGGCGGCACAGGGCTATAACGCCTTCGTAGTGAAATACCGTGCCGGCGCGGGCGGGCAGGCGGCCACGCAGGATATGGTGCGGGCGGTGGCGTTTGTGCGCGAAAACGCCGCCGCGCTCAAGGTCAATCCAAACGGCTATTCCGTCTGGGGAGCATCCGCCGGTGCGCGAATGGCGGCAGCCATCGGCTCTTATGGCACGCAGGCTTTCGGCGAACGCGAACCGTCCAAACCCGTGAGCGTCATCATGCTGTACACGGGGCACAGCGATATCAACCGCACCGGCGAACCCGCCACCTTCGTCGCCGTGGGCGCAAACGACGGCATTGCTGCACCGCGCGTCATGCGCCGCCGCATCGAACAGCTCAAAGCGATGGACGTGCCCACCGAATTTCACGAGTATCCCCGCCTCGGCCACGGTTTCGCCCTCGGCAGCGGCACATCCGCCGCTGGCTGGGAGAAAGACGCGCTGGCGTTCTGGAAAAAACAGATGCGCTAA
- the purL gene encoding phosphoribosylformylglycinamidine synthase, with the protein MPETVSHLYRRINDRLSFCFNIETTGPLTAEEARCLRLILADGFRADTITDAPQDSGQTVVEIGPRLNFATAWSANMLAICRSVGLNMVSRVERSRRYVVPAGEDLAAFAAARHDRMTECVYAEPLASFAHKVQPEPVYEVDLIGRGKEVLAEIPGLSMDEWDRQLYYDYFVGHARRNPTIVELMDLNNANSEHSRHSFFRGRQVIDGKAHEQSLFDLVKGTLAANPRGSLVAFKDNSSVIQGRKIQTLVAERPGQPSAIAMRSVELHPLLTAETHNFPTGVAPFPGAETGTGGRIRDVQGTGRGGTVMAGTAGYCVAGLHIPGYALPWEPALPCPDTLAPALTIAIEASNGASDYGNKFGEPLIQGFVRSFDMRLKGQGAGQGERWGFLKPIMFTGGIGQIDGLHTEKKRPLAGMRIVQVGGPAYRVGFGGGAASSMLQGENESALDFDAVQRGDAEMEQKMNRVIRACIEMGAESLIEVIHDQGAGGPANVLKELVESAGGRVEIRKIHVGDPSMSVLEIYVAEYQERVGMLIQPENLPALQAICAREKVVCEDLGEVTGDLRFIVHDSQNNTTPVNLELDRLLGHLPQKTYTDETRLEPPAPLVLPAKLSPKEALERVLRLLSVGSKRFLTNKVDRSVSGLVAQQQCCGPLQLTVADCAVVAQSHFELFGIATAIGEQPVKMLVNPAAGARMALAEALTNLVWAKIDDPLQIKCSANWMWAPKLRGEGAALRQAAEAMAAAMIALGVAVDGGKDSLSMATKVGGEVVKSPRDLVISLYAAMSDLRQKVTPDLKSTDSVLLLVDVAPGKRRLGGSALAQCFGQESLGDEVPDLDSPALLKRAFLAVQDLIAEGLILSGHDRSEGGLITTVLEMAFAGNCGLRLALQGGEAEALATLFAEELGLVLECSWQHLPEVKKRLAEAEVPLVVLGQTTPDRIVNVLYNGRPVLDESLVLLRQWWEETSYRLERLQVNPDCAEEERLNCLDRPGPGYHLPFTPQPTALSVLQAADKPRVAILRDEGSNSDREMAAAFYSAGFEPWDITMTDLLAGRVRLDGFRGLAAVGGFSYADVPESAKGWASTIVFNDALHREFQSFYQRPDTFTFGSCNGCQLFALLGWVPWQGLDAEAQPRFVRNVSGRFESRWSTVRVQKSPAIMLRGMDGLIFGIHVDHGEGRLVFPDALVRERVRVEGLAPLVYVDDSGRATEDYPFNPNGSGDGLAGLCSPDGRHLALMPHAERCFLPWQAHWLPQHMKDLAVSPWLRMFQNAYHWCMERR; encoded by the coding sequence ATGCCCGAAACGGTTAGCCATCTGTACCGCAGGATCAACGACAGACTGTCCTTTTGCTTCAATATCGAAACCACAGGCCCGCTGACAGCGGAAGAGGCCAGGTGCCTGCGCCTGATCCTGGCCGACGGCTTTCGGGCCGACACCATCACCGATGCGCCCCAGGACAGCGGCCAGACTGTGGTGGAAATTGGCCCCAGGCTCAATTTTGCCACGGCCTGGTCGGCCAACATGCTGGCCATCTGTCGCTCGGTGGGGCTGAACATGGTGAGCCGGGTGGAGCGTTCCCGGCGCTACGTGGTGCCGGCAGGCGAAGACCTGGCCGCCTTTGCCGCGGCCCGGCACGATCGCATGACCGAGTGCGTGTATGCAGAGCCCTTGGCGAGCTTTGCGCACAAGGTCCAGCCGGAGCCGGTGTACGAGGTGGACCTCATAGGCCGGGGCAAGGAGGTGCTGGCTGAAATCCCGGGGCTCTCCATGGACGAGTGGGATCGCCAGCTCTACTACGACTATTTTGTCGGGCATGCCCGCAGAAACCCCACGATCGTGGAGCTGATGGATCTGAACAACGCCAATTCCGAGCACTCGCGCCACAGCTTTTTCAGGGGCAGGCAGGTGATCGACGGCAAGGCCCATGAGCAAAGCCTTTTCGATCTGGTCAAGGGCACCCTGGCTGCAAATCCCCGGGGCAGCCTCGTGGCCTTCAAGGACAATTCCAGCGTGATTCAGGGCCGGAAGATACAAACGCTCGTGGCCGAAAGGCCCGGTCAGCCCTCGGCCATCGCCATGCGTTCGGTGGAGCTGCACCCGCTTCTGACCGCGGAAACCCACAATTTCCCAACCGGTGTGGCACCCTTTCCGGGGGCCGAGACCGGCACCGGCGGCCGCATCCGCGACGTGCAGGGCACGGGCCGCGGCGGAACGGTCATGGCCGGCACTGCCGGCTACTGCGTGGCCGGTCTGCATATTCCGGGCTATGCCCTGCCCTGGGAGCCTGCCTTGCCCTGTCCGGATACGCTCGCGCCCGCGCTCACCATTGCCATAGAGGCCAGTAACGGGGCCTCCGATTACGGCAACAAATTCGGCGAGCCCCTGATCCAAGGTTTTGTGCGCAGCTTTGACATGCGGCTCAAAGGGCAGGGCGCGGGGCAGGGCGAGCGCTGGGGCTTTCTCAAACCCATCATGTTTACCGGCGGCATTGGCCAGATTGACGGCCTGCATACGGAGAAAAAACGGCCGCTTGCGGGCATGCGCATCGTGCAGGTGGGCGGTCCGGCCTACAGGGTCGGTTTTGGCGGCGGCGCGGCCTCCAGCATGTTGCAGGGTGAAAACGAGTCGGCCCTGGATTTTGACGCGGTGCAACGCGGGGACGCGGAGATGGAGCAGAAGATGAACCGTGTCATCCGGGCCTGCATCGAAATGGGGGCGGAATCGCTGATCGAGGTCATCCATGATCAGGGGGCGGGCGGCCCGGCCAATGTGCTGAAGGAACTGGTGGAATCGGCGGGCGGCAGGGTGGAGATCCGCAAGATTCACGTGGGCGATCCCAGTATGTCGGTTTTGGAAATCTATGTGGCCGAATATCAGGAGCGCGTGGGCATGCTCATCCAGCCGGAAAACCTGCCTGCGCTTCAGGCCATCTGCGCACGGGAAAAGGTGGTCTGCGAAGATCTGGGCGAGGTCACGGGCGATCTCCGCTTTATCGTGCACGACAGCCAAAACAATACCACGCCAGTCAACCTCGAGCTGGACCGGCTGCTGGGGCATCTGCCGCAAAAGACCTACACCGACGAGACGCGGCTGGAGCCGCCAGCTCCCCTGGTGCTGCCTGCGAAACTCTCGCCCAAGGAGGCGCTGGAGCGGGTCCTGCGGCTCCTGTCGGTCGGTTCCAAGCGCTTTCTCACCAACAAGGTCGACCGCTCGGTGAGCGGTCTGGTGGCCCAGCAGCAGTGCTGCGGCCCGCTGCAACTGACTGTGGCCGACTGTGCCGTGGTCGCGCAGAGCCATTTTGAGCTTTTTGGCATTGCCACGGCCATTGGCGAGCAGCCGGTCAAGATGCTGGTCAATCCGGCGGCTGGGGCGCGCATGGCGCTTGCCGAGGCCCTGACCAATCTGGTCTGGGCGAAAATTGACGATCCCCTGCAGATCAAGTGCTCGGCCAACTGGATGTGGGCGCCCAAACTGCGGGGCGAGGGGGCGGCCCTGCGTCAGGCGGCCGAGGCCATGGCAGCGGCCATGATCGCGCTGGGTGTGGCGGTGGACGGCGGCAAGGACAGCCTTTCCATGGCCACCAAGGTCGGCGGCGAGGTGGTGAAGTCGCCCCGTGATCTGGTCATTTCGCTCTATGCTGCCATGAGCGATCTGCGGCAAAAGGTGACGCCGGACTTGAAATCCACGGATTCGGTGCTGCTGCTGGTGGATGTGGCGCCTGGCAAGCGGCGGCTGGGCGGCAGCGCGCTGGCCCAGTGCTTTGGGCAGGAGAGTCTGGGCGACGAAGTGCCGGATCTGGACAGCCCGGCTCTGCTCAAACGCGCCTTTCTGGCCGTGCAGGACCTGATTGCGGAGGGGCTGATTCTTTCCGGCCACGACCGCAGCGAGGGCGGCCTCATCACCACGGTGCTGGAAATGGCCTTTGCGGGCAACTGTGGCCTCAGGCTGGCCCTGCAGGGCGGGGAGGCGGAGGCGCTGGCCACGCTTTTTGCCGAAGAACTGGGCCTGGTGCTGGAATGCTCCTGGCAGCACTTGCCGGAAGTCAAAAAGCGGCTCGCTGAAGCGGAGGTGCCGCTCGTGGTCCTGGGGCAGACCACGCCGGACAGGATCGTGAACGTCCTCTACAATGGCCGGCCGGTCCTGGACGAGTCGCTGGTTTTGCTCCGCCAGTGGTGGGAGGAGACCAGTTACCGGCTCGAGCGCCTGCAGGTCAATCCGGACTGCGCGGAAGAGGAACGGCTGAACTGTCTTGATCGGCCCGGCCCGGGCTATCATCTGCCCTTCACGCCGCAGCCCACGGCGCTCTCGGTCCTGCAGGCGGCGGACAAACCAAGGGTGGCGATTCTTCGTGACGAAGGTTCGAACTCCGACCGGGAAATGGCGGCAGCCTTTTACAGCGCGGGCTTTGAGCCCTGGGACATCACCATGACCGACCTGCTTGCGGGTCGTGTCCGGCTGGATGGCTTCCGGGGTCTTGCGGCAGTGGGCGGTTTTTCCTATGCCGATGTGCCGGAGAGCGCCAAGGGCTGGGCCTCGACGATTGTGTTCAACGATGCGCTGCATCGGGAATTCCAGAGCTTTTACCAGCGGCCCGATACCTTCACCTTTGGCAGTTGCAACGGCTGCCAGCTCTTCGCCCTGTTGGGCTGGGTGCCCTGGCAGGGGCTGGACGCCGAGGCGCAGCCGCGTTTTGTGCGCAACGTCTCCGGCCGCTTTGAATCCCGCTGGAGCACGGTAAGGGTGCAAAAAAGCCCGGCCATTATGCTGCGGGGCATGGACGGCCTGATCTTCGGCATCCACGTGGACCACGGCGAGGGCCGGCTCGTGTTCCCGGACGCCCTCGTGCGCGAGCGTGTGCGGGTGGAGGGCCTGGCGCCCCTGGTCTATGTGGACGACAGCGGCCGCGCTACCGAGGACTACCCCTTCAATCCGAACGGCTCCGGTGATGGCCTGGCCGGTCTCTGCTCGCCGGACGGCCGTCATCTGGCTCTGATGCCGCATGCGGAACGCTGCTTTCTGCCCTGGCAGGCCCACTGGTTGCCGCAGCACATGAAAGACCTGGCTGTGAGCCCTTGGCTCCGCATGTTCCAGAACGCCTATCACTGGTGCATGGAGCGCAGATAG